In Candidatus Schekmanbacteria bacterium, one genomic interval encodes:
- a CDS encoding NAD-dependent epimerase/dehydratase family protein, translated as MKGYKAFVYCKYRQQALAHNLILIYSKKTINSLFSYFEGGVEKVNVLITGSTGFVGTALCKFLKQKGFDVFALARRESIYKIAHIKGIEIIPTDISSPESLSISYPQADVVVHLAGIFREFKRKKIDFETSNFLSTKHALIIAEKISARKFIFLSALGASPYSKIKFLRSKSICEELIKNFPFDYLILRTPLIYGKGDNSTAHFIKLANSSIVPLIANRHKKIKPLFVEDLLEAIHTIIKEDNTISRTLDLEGPQEMTYKEMIETIAKISGKTPHFFYLPRIPLRLVTRALERFSFYPISSDQLSMMDEEEVKSEDFLKYYPIERHSYMNGIKKILGEA; from the coding sequence ATAAAGGGATACAAAGCTTTTGTGTATTGCAAATATCGACAACAAGCACTTGCTCACAATTTGATTCTGATTTATTCTAAAAAAACGATAAATTCTCTTTTTTCCTATTTCGAGGGAGGCGTCGAGAAAGTGAATGTGCTGATTACCGGTTCAACAGGATTTGTTGGTACGGCTTTGTGCAAATTTTTAAAGCAGAAGGGCTTTGATGTATTTGCTTTGGCAAGAAGGGAATCCATTTATAAGATTGCTCACATAAAAGGTATTGAAATTATTCCCACAGATATTTCCTCTCCAGAGTCACTTTCTATTTCTTATCCACAAGCAGATGTAGTTGTTCATCTTGCAGGAATTTTCAGAGAATTTAAGAGAAAGAAAATAGATTTTGAAACTTCGAATTTCTTGTCAACAAAACATGCTCTGATCATAGCGGAAAAAATTTCAGCCCGAAAATTTATCTTTTTGAGCGCATTAGGCGCTTCACCTTATTCAAAGATAAAATTTTTAAGGAGTAAATCAATATGTGAAGAGCTTATCAAAAATTTTCCCTTTGACTATTTGATTCTGAGAACCCCGTTGATATATGGGAAAGGAGACAATTCAACAGCACACTTTATCAAATTGGCAAATTCCTCAATTGTCCCTCTCATTGCTAACCGCCATAAAAAAATTAAACCCCTTTTTGTTGAAGACCTTCTTGAAGCAATACACACCATCATTAAGGAAGACAATACCATATCACGCACTCTCGACCTCGAAGGTCCTCAGGAGATGACTTACAAAGAGATGATAGAAACAATTGCGAAGATTAGCGGCAAAACCCCGCATTTTTTCTATCTTCCGCGTATTCCTTTGCGGCTTGTTACAAGGGCTCTCGAAAGATTTTCTTTCTACCCAATATCTTCTGACCAGCTCAGTATGATGGATGAAGAAGAAGTAAAAAGCGAAGATTTCTTGAAATACTATCCGATTGAAAGGCATAGCTATATGAATGGAATAAAAAAAATTTTGGGCGAGGCGTAA
- a CDS encoding MATE family efflux transporter, translating into MIDATKGSLSRALLKLAIPFIMAMLLETVMQLTDMFFVSRLGSASIAAVSFCGIILLLLSTIVEGISASALAIVARRVGEADKEGANIAASNTMFICLLLSIITGIGGYYIAGPTLKILGAPEDVYNLGIGYIQYSFLGIYSMFFLFIVQAIMRGAGEPIYPMLILSGSAFMNIIFDPLFIFGLGPFPKLGVTGAAIATVTARTIASTIGIYLLFSGKTFIKLTLKKMKIDLNIIATIFRIAFPAMGRMSLNSITRVILMKIVALFGTSAIAAYGIGLRLDMVAFLPGLGFAAATSTIVGQNLGAKKIDRAERSTIIALLCNIAVVGTIAVLFLLFSENIISVFDKSAEVMRIGTMYIYIVVPSYFFMAGRLVYNGSLRGAGDTYSTMVASFISMVLMQIPLAYLLAKYTSLDVYGVFISVAAVNFFETLMLYYWFKKGKWKYKKV; encoded by the coding sequence ATGATCGATGCCACAAAAGGAAGTCTGAGTCGCGCACTCTTGAAACTTGCCATTCCCTTCATTATGGCAATGCTTCTCGAAACGGTAATGCAACTGACGGATATGTTTTTCGTAAGCCGCCTTGGTTCTGCATCAATAGCTGCTGTTTCTTTTTGCGGAATTATTCTTTTGCTTCTTTCCACTATAGTCGAAGGCATATCTGCATCTGCACTTGCTATCGTTGCCCGACGAGTAGGTGAGGCAGACAAAGAAGGGGCAAATATTGCAGCTTCAAATACGATGTTCATCTGTCTCCTGCTTTCCATTATTACCGGCATTGGAGGATATTACATTGCAGGACCTACCTTAAAGATATTAGGTGCGCCTGAAGATGTCTATAATCTTGGAATCGGATATATTCAATATTCATTTCTCGGAATTTATTCAATGTTCTTCCTTTTCATTGTGCAGGCAATTATGAGGGGTGCTGGCGAACCAATATATCCAATGCTCATACTATCGGGTTCAGCCTTTATGAACATCATTTTCGATCCTCTTTTCATTTTTGGATTGGGTCCTTTCCCCAAGCTTGGAGTAACAGGCGCGGCAATTGCAACAGTTACGGCAAGGACTATTGCATCTACCATAGGTATTTATCTGCTCTTTTCAGGAAAAACTTTCATAAAACTTACTTTGAAAAAGATGAAGATCGACTTGAATATAATTGCCACGATATTTAGAATTGCATTCCCTGCAATGGGGCGAATGAGTCTAAACTCTATTACGCGCGTAATTTTAATGAAAATTGTTGCCCTTTTCGGAACTTCCGCAATTGCGGCTTACGGCATTGGTCTGCGCCTCGATATGGTTGCGTTTCTACCGGGACTTGGATTTGCAGCAGCAACTTCTACGATTGTAGGGCAAAATCTTGGCGCAAAAAAAATAGATCGAGCAGAACGAAGCACAATAATAGCTTTGCTGTGCAATATTGCCGTCGTTGGAACAATTGCTGTTCTCTTCCTGCTCTTTTCGGAAAACATTATATCAGTCTTTGACAAATCGGCAGAGGTGATGAGAATTGGCACTATGTATATATACATTGTGGTGCCGTCGTATTTCTTTATGGCTGGACGGTTGGTGTATAATGGTTCACTACGAGGCGCGGGAGATACTTATTCCACTATGGTGGCTTCATTCATTTCAATGGTTTTGATGCAGATTCCTCTTGCATATCTATTAGCCAAATACACATCTCTCGATGTTTACGGTGTTTTCATATCAGTGGCAGCCGTCAACTTCTTTGAAACATTGATGCTTTACTACTGGTTCAAGAAGGGAAAGTGGAAATACAAAAAAGTTTAG
- a CDS encoding flavodoxin family protein: MNKKLSLTQDALKMLNTIISITPSILQPLWKERILRQAEKNVFFESREEISSDDIFDAAKEVMPSGFSPLFVKLSNPSKFQTIARSGIEGYKETSKRWVKIKVKRAIQGRKFITRKTKTTPKIIALCGSPRRKGNSDLLIKEFFRGAESRGAICEEIYLHFKKISYCIGCRKCREKNDGTIIETFCTIKDDMTEIYKKLCEADAVVIGYPIYTARESAQTAAFWDRLDCMSNKYNKQRFGGRKAGTLITCWAWPEEHTYRDHMEGMMMLMGLRGIETLFAISASGCRGRAHGRGVVTQDEKGMEKVFQAGAKTVEVITEK, translated from the coding sequence ATGAATAAAAAATTGAGTTTGACGCAAGACGCGTTAAAAATGTTGAACACAATCATCTCAATCACTCCTTCCATTCTTCAACCTCTGTGGAAAGAAAGAATTTTAAGACAGGCAGAAAAAAATGTATTTTTTGAGAGCAGAGAAGAAATTTCTTCTGACGATATTTTTGATGCGGCAAAAGAAGTAATGCCTTCAGGATTTAGTCCCCTTTTTGTCAAACTTTCAAATCCATCAAAATTTCAGACTATAGCAAGAAGCGGAATAGAAGGATACAAGGAGACATCGAAGAGGTGGGTTAAAATAAAGGTCAAGCGCGCAATACAGGGAAGGAAATTTATCACAAGGAAAACCAAAACAACACCAAAGATTATTGCACTCTGCGGGAGCCCTCGCAGGAAGGGAAATTCAGACCTCTTAATCAAAGAGTTTTTTAGAGGCGCGGAATCGAGGGGTGCAATATGCGAAGAAATTTACCTTCATTTCAAAAAGATATCATACTGCATTGGCTGTAGGAAATGCCGTGAAAAGAACGATGGCACTATTATTGAAACTTTTTGCACAATAAAGGACGATATGACGGAAATCTACAAAAAACTTTGTGAAGCAGATGCCGTTGTGATTGGATATCCCATCTACACAGCAAGAGAATCAGCGCAAACTGCAGCATTCTGGGACCGTTTGGATTGTATGAGCAATAAATACAACAAGCAGAGATTTGGCGGCAGAAAGGCAGGCACATTGATTACCTGCTGGGCTTGGCCAGAAGAGCATACATACCGCGACCATATGGAAGGAATGATGATGTTGATGGGACTTCGCGGAATAGAAACTCTTTTTGCTATTTCTGCATCAGGATGCAGAGGCAGGGCGCATGGCAGAGGAGTGGTAACGCAAGATGAGAAAGGAATGGAAAAAGTTTTTCAAGCAGGTGCAAAAACGGTAGAGGTAATAACAGAAAAATAA
- a CDS encoding UPF0104 family protein — protein MKKKGFIIGILISAFFIYLAISRVAYSELKSALQSCNYYYLIPMFALSVILQLFKSLRWKLILNPIKRIRLAMVYYVHCIGFMGINILPFRLGDLLRPYLMAKQEKLPISTSLATTVVERILDAGTLFIFIVFAIIYAPLPQNVIESGKDALVGIVVLIGVFIIILWKGRTFLAKMTSNKLLAPFQEKILNLFDSFKKGFDIMPDKRAVVLASVISLFFWVIPVFNTYLLFFAFDLKLPLTAALTAFIIISIGIMIPSAPGFIGNFQYFCIIALSLYGIEKSEALAFSIILHSVQFFATLGQGIFSLIMGKIKFSEVIQIGKASTTGYN, from the coding sequence GTGAAGAAAAAAGGATTCATCATAGGAATTTTGATAAGCGCTTTTTTCATCTATCTTGCAATAAGCCGTGTTGCTTATTCTGAATTGAAATCAGCCCTTCAGTCGTGCAATTATTACTATCTCATTCCTATGTTTGCATTGAGTGTAATTCTTCAGCTTTTCAAATCTCTAAGATGGAAGTTGATTTTAAATCCTATAAAAAGAATTCGTCTTGCTATGGTTTATTATGTTCACTGCATCGGATTTATGGGAATAAATATTCTTCCTTTTCGATTAGGTGATCTTCTTCGGCCTTATCTGATGGCTAAACAGGAGAAACTGCCAATTTCCACATCTCTTGCCACTACTGTCGTAGAGAGGATTCTTGATGCCGGCACCCTTTTCATCTTTATTGTTTTTGCCATAATTTATGCCCCTTTGCCCCAAAATGTAATCGAATCTGGCAAAGATGCGTTAGTTGGAATAGTTGTTTTGATAGGGGTCTTCATAATTATCCTATGGAAAGGCAGAACATTTCTCGCAAAGATGACTTCAAACAAATTGTTAGCCCCCTTTCAGGAAAAAATCCTTAACCTCTTTGATTCCTTCAAAAAGGGATTTGATATAATGCCTGATAAGAGGGCAGTAGTATTGGCAAGTGTAATTTCACTCTTTTTTTGGGTAATTCCTGTCTTTAACACCTATTTGTTGTTTTTTGCCTTTGATTTGAAACTGCCTCTAACTGCTGCATTGACAGCTTTTATTATAATCAGCATCGGCATTATGATTCCGTCAGCGCCGGGGTTTATTGGGAATTTTCAATATTTCTGCATCATTGCCCTTTCGTTGTATGGAATCGAAAAATCTGAGGCACTTGCCTTTTCAATCATTCTTCATAGTGTGCAATTTTTTGCAACATTGGGACAGGGAATTTTTTCTCTTATTATGGGCAAGATAAAGTTTAGTGAAGTCATACAGATAGGAAAGGCTTCGACAACTGGCTATAATTGA